A stretch of the Panicum virgatum strain AP13 chromosome 9N, P.virgatum_v5, whole genome shotgun sequence genome encodes the following:
- the LOC120688994 gene encoding uncharacterized protein LOC120688994, translated as MIAAVSQVPAGWGEDEMSVLPRHTKVVVTGNNRTKSVLVGLHGVVKKAVGLGGWHWLVLTNGIEVKLQRNALSVIEPPTGNEEDDKFDCENMHWNSSDMASDDAQSPKAQRSRSRQHRGFHRKSLSRSMSCDSHSKTSVSSASRAHTKVDLSKLELTALWRYWRHFNLDASPNPSREQLIDAVQRHFMSQQLDELQVIIGFVQAAKRLKTSMKSEA; from the exons ATGATTGCGGCGGTGAGCCAGGTGCCGGCAGGCTGGGGCGAGGATGAGATGTCCGTGCTGCCGCGGCACACCAAGGTGGTGGTCACTGGCAACAACCGCACCAAGTCCGTGCTCGTGGGCTTGCATGGAGTCGTCAAGAAGGCCGTCGGCCTCGGAGGATGGCATTGGCTG GTTCTTACTAATGGAATAGAGGTGAAGCTGCAAAGGAATGCTTTAAGTGTTATTGAACCTCCAACTGGCAACGAGGAGGATGATAAATTTGATTGTGAAAACATGCATTGGAATAGTTCAGATATGG CATCCGATGACGCACAATCACCAAAGGCACAGCGGTCAAGGAGCAGACAGCATAGGGGATTCCACAGAAAATCTCTCAGCCGCTCAATGTCATGTGACTCCCACTCCAAGACATCTGTTTCCTCGGCCTCAAGAGCTCACACG AAAGTTGACCTGAGCAAGCTAGAACTGACTGCGCTGTGGAGATATTGGCGCCACTTCAATCTC GATGCAAGTCCTAATCCGTCCAGGGAGCAGTTGATTGATGCTGTTCAAAGGCACTTCATGTCCCAG CAATTGGATGAGTTGCAGGTCATCATTGGCTTTGTGCAAGCTGCAAAGAGGCTGAAGACCAGTATGAAAAGCGAGGCTTGA
- the LOC120688993 gene encoding pentatricopeptide repeat-containing protein At2g01390-like: protein MLRRSRRFLPARPPRRRHHKPHGKAEPPPPAAPTYTRDVVRRATAILRDHPWLAARPLLLSLPGLAWDSHTVARVLKTHPPLQKAFLFFRLAASASPTFRYDRFTYTSMIHLLGEAGRVPAMLSLLAEMLRAGVAPDAATFTTVMHWLARAGDVDGAMRVWAEMKERSRPTVVSYTACVKILFDAGRAEEARRVFGEMVAEGLRPTCKTYTVLIEHLANAGKFEATLEIMDKMKEACIEPDKALCNILVQKCSRAGETSIMTRILQYMKERFIVLRRPIFLEALEALKASGDSDELLREVNPHLLNEGIESDPILSDEGYITDRSTILYLLSAKNWSAIEEMINEMASKNVKMENHILSDVMEASCANCRLSCGLTVMRYSLRVGCELDRSAYCSLLGQYIRNSSFDLVVEIVEGLIKSGCNLGTYLPSILILRLGYAGQSAYAAQIFRLLTADKNVVSYTALINAYFQAGKVDHALDLFTQMKTMGIPACSGTYEVLIHGLQKARRKEESEHYRRERMNMQWHLQYRDQCSPEDSLCNYLFCGLHG, encoded by the exons AtgctccgccgcagccgccggttCCTCCCCGCCagaccacctcgccgccgccaccacaaaCCCCATGGTAAAGCCGAGCCGCCTcccccggcggcgccgacgtACACCCGCGACGTCgtgcgccgcgccaccgccatccTCCGCGACCACCCCTGGTTGGCTGCGCGCccgctcctcctctccctccccggcctCGCCTGGGACTCCCACACAGTGGCGCGCGTGCTCAAGACCCACCCGCCGCTCCAGAaggccttcctcttcttccgcCTCGCGGCCTCCGCGTCACCTACCTTCCGCTACGACCGCTTCACCTACACCTCCATGATCCACCTCCTCGGCGAGGCTGGCCGCGTTCCGGCCATGCTCAGCCTCCTCGCCGAGATGCTCCGAGCCGGGGTGGCGCCCGACGCCGCCACCTTCACCACCGTCATGCACTGGCTCGCGCGGGCCGGGGACGTGGATGGCGCCATGCGGGTGTGGGCGGAGATGAAGGAGAGGAGCAGGCCCACTGTCGTCAGCTACACGGCGTGCGTCAAGATCCTGTTCGACGCCGggagggcggaggaggcgcGGAGGGTGTTTGGGGAGATGGTGGCTGAGGGGCTGCGCCCGACTTGCAAGACGTACAccgtgctcatcgagcatcttGCCAACGCAG GAAAATTTGAAGCTACTCTTGAGATTATGGACAAGATGAAAGAGGCATGCATAGAACCAGACAAAGCACTTTGCAATATTCTGGTCCAGAAATGCTCCAGGGCTGGTGAGACATCAATTATGACTCGCATTCTTCAGTACATGAAGGAACGTTTCATTGTTCTTCGCCGGCCTATTTTTTTGGAAGCACTAGAAGCTTTAAAAGCTAGTGGTGATAGTGATGAACTTCTTCGGGAAGTAAACCCCCATCTTTTGAATGAAGGCATTGAATCTGACCCAATATTGTCTGATGAAGGCTACATTACTGATAGAAGTACTATCCTCTACCTTTTATCTGCAAAAAACTGGTCTGCTATAGAAGAAATGATTAACGAAATGGCCTCAAAGAATGTGAAAATGGAAAACCATATCCTGTCTGATGTTATGGAGGCAAGTTGTGCAAACTGTAGACTGTCTTGTGGGCTTACAGTTATGCGTTATAGTTTAAGAGTAGGCTGTGAACTTGATAGGTCTGCATACTGTTCTCTTCTTGGTCAGTACATCAGAAACAGTTCATTTGATTTAGTTGTAGAGATTGTTGAAGGATTAATTAAATCAGGTTGCAATCTTGGGACATATCTACCATCTATTTTAATACTCAGACTGGGCTATGCTGGGCAGTCTGCATACGCAGCTCAGATTTTTAGATTGTTGACTGCAGACAAGAATGTAGTTTCCTACACAGCCCTTATCAATGCCTATTTTCAAGCTGGCAAAGTTGACCATGCTCTTGATCTATTCACACAAATGAAAACTATGGGAATACCTGCATGCTCGGGTACATATGAAGTCCTGATACATGGCTTACAAAAGGCTAGGCGGAAGGAGGAATCAGAACACTACAGAAGAGAAAGAATGAATATGCAATGGCATCTTCAGTATCGTGATCAGTGCTCACCTGAAGATAGCTTATGTAACTATCTGTTTTGTGGCCTGCATGGATGA